The genome window CCACGAACTCGGCGGTGGCGGCTATGGAGGGAGGGAAGCCGACGATAGTGACGAATGCCGAGGGGCAGCGAACAACGCCGTCGGTGGTGGCTTACACCAAGAACGGCGATAGGCTTGTTGGTCAGATTGCTAAAAGGCAGGCCGTGGTTAATCCCGAGAACACCTTCTTCTCCGTGAAGCGATTCATTGGGAGGAAGATGTCGGAGGTCGATGAAGAATCCAAGCAGGTGTCGTATCGGGTGGTAAGAGATGAAAATGGGAATGTCAAACTCGAGTGCCCAGCGATCGGGAAGCAGTTCGCGGCCGAAGAAATTTCGGCCCAGgtaatcattttctttggtttggtGCAGTTGAATTATATTTGGTacatattttatgttatttgagTGTGAggatatttgttttctttgggggcattttgaaataaaaaaaaggacgAGAAACGAAAGGGAAGATTTGGTTTTTAATTGAATGCTAATCCAAAATGTTATATCTATATTGATTAGCTGGGAGAATGAATGGAAATTCAGATTGAGTTCATGGCTGTATTCCAGCAATTAGTTGCCTGTTGTCAACAATATCTTGAATTGGACAGTGTTTTTTTCTGATGAGTTTATTGCGTTACGTTTTAATGAGAAACAATAATTGATGAAAGAACTAGACAATTTCAAATTACATTGAAGTTTGTTTTGCTCAACAAATCCCAAGGAGCACAAATTCCTTCCACCCCCTTCCCCCCGCCCTCtaaaaaatgagtgaaaattTTGACATTTATAACTAGTTGTTGTGTTGTAAGATTCTTGATTCTCTTCGTTCCTCCACTTTTTTAGTGATTGAAAAGTTTGGCTTattatataatgtttttatttttgggttagCTAATAATTGGTCTCTGTTTCTTATTAGGTACTAAGAAAGCTTGTTGATGATGCCTCGAAGTTTCTGAATGATAAAGTCACAAAAGCTGTGGTCACAGTGCCTGCTTACTTCAATGACTCCCAGAGGACAGCAACAAAGGATGCTGGTCGCATTGCTGGATTAGAAGTTCTTAGGATCATCAATGAACCTACTGCTGCTTCACTGGCATATGggtttgaaaagaaaaacaatgaaacCATTCTGGTATTTGACCTTGGGGGTGGTACTTTTGATGTCTCAGGTACCAAGATTGTTTTAGAACTCATTTTATATTCTAAACTTGCCATTATGAGTTTGACATGTTTCATAATCCTTTCCATTTCTCAACCTGTTACTCTTTGGAATCCCTTTGCTATTTTTTTGCAGTTGATGATCATGCATTGTGGCACTTCTTCCCTAGGCAATATGTGGCACTTCTTCCCTAGGCAATATGTGGCACTGTTGTCTGACTATATTGTTGTCTTCACTTTACTATTTTATActgttttttgtaaatatacACGATCATAAATGCATGTACATATTGATGGGCAATGTGCATGCATCATTAGTTCACAATGTTGCATTCCCACATGCATCTTCCTCCTTTTAAGATCGGTGTTAAACATAGCATGTATTTAATCAGCAAATGGCAGAAAACAGAGTTGGAATGTGGTGACATATTtggcttcttttttattttaatttgtggGAAAATGCTTTATGATGACAGAAGCCAATGGCATTATGCTTGCTGGTGAAAGATGATTGAAGCTTTGCatttaatcttatttcttttctttttttttcccctctagTTCTCGAGGTTGGCGACGGAGTGTTTGAGGTGCTTTCCACTTCAGGAGATACACATTTGGGTGGTGACGACTTTGACAAGGTTGAGAATATTTGAATAGCCTGCAATGAACAATGTTATGTCACATTTTGTCTTCTTTagttctctctctttctctctatccACATCTAATATTAGGTTTTGATTGGTTAGAGCAAATCATTTATCATTTGTCTTACCATTCAAACAGAGAGTTGTGGATTGGTTGGCTGCAAGTTTTAAGAAAGATGAGGGTATAGATCTTCTCAAGGACAAACAAGCTCTTCAGCGTCTAACAGAGACAGCTGAGAAGGCAAAAATGGAGCTATCATCCTTGACACAGACAAATATTAGGTATGTTGATTGTCTGTCTACTGCCTATTGATGATAAAACTCTTTCTCATACCTATTTTAACTGATAGAAATTTCTGTTTTTCCAGCTTGCCGTTCATTACTGCCACTGCAGATGGACCCAAACACATCGAGACTACCCTTACAAGGGCCAAATTTGAGGAATTATGTTCTGACTTACTTGATAGGTAAAGAATTTTGTTCCAACCATGCTTCTCACTAGCTGCTTCATGTTATTAAACTGGTTGGTGCTATACAATTAGTGGTTGTTTACTCTAGGCACAAAACTTGAAGTTGTTATTTTCCTTGTGGTCCTTGCACTGTTGTGACTGTGTTGGTTTTAAAGTTTTATGTCTCATGTctgagaattattttttcagGCTTAAAACACCAGTTGAAAATTCTTTGAGGGATGCAAAACTGTCCTTCAAAGATCTTGATGAGGTGATCCTTGTTGGTGGATCAACACGTATCCCTGCTGTTCAGGAGCTTGTAAAGAAAATGACAGGAAAGGACCCCAATGTCACAGTCAATCCGGATGAAGTCGTCGCCCTAGGGGCTGCTGTGCAGGTGTGTTATACTCTTGTTTTGCAGGGAGCATTTCTCTGTAGTCTGCATGTTGCTCTGTGACTTTCATTGGCATCATCTTTTGAGGTGGTCCTTGTGAAGTTCATGCTGAATGACTGTGTTGTAAATGTAGTTTTTGGGTAGTTTCTGGAGAAATGGTATGATGTACAGAACCTCACTGTGAACTAATCGTCTATGTGTTTTCCGGTTGATGCTAGGCTGGTGTTTTGTCTGGAGATGTCAGTGACATTGTGCTCTTGGATGTGTCTCCATTGTCTCTGGGTCTAGAGACATTGGGTGGTGTAATGACAAAAATCATCCCAAGAAACACAACATTGCCCACCTCCAAATCAGAGGTGTTCTCAACAGCAGCAGATGGACAGACTAGTGTTGAGATCAATGTACTTCAAGGTGAGAGAGAGTTTGTAAGAGACAATAAGTCTCTAGGCAGCTTCCGACTGGATGGTATCCCTCCTGCACCGCGGGGAGTTCCTCAGATTGAAGTCAAATTTGACATTGATGCCAACGGCATTCTTTCTGTCACTGCTATTGACAAAGGCACAGGGAAGAAACAAGACATCACCATTACAGGTGCTAGCACCTTGCCCACTGATGAGGTATGTTTTCCTAGATACTCAACTGCCAGAACAACTCATGCTTTGGCTTAGAGTGAATCGCTTCACACACCAACCACCACCCCCTAAACCCTTTTGTTTGGTAACATCAAGCAAAAGCTATGAGCCCATTACTTGTTTGCTTAGGGTTTCTTGGGGAGTCGACATAGTTCTTACTCAACTTCTAATTTGCACCTATAATGGGACAGCTCTGACAGAAAATGTGTTGTGGGAAATATGCAGGTGGAGAGGATGGTTAGCGAAGCAGAGAGGTTTGCAAAGGAGGACAAGGAGAAGAGAGATGCCATAGATACAAAGAATCAAGCTGATTCTGTGGTCTACCAGACAGAAAAACAGCTGAAGGAGCTGGGAGATAAGGTTCCTGCCCAAGTTAAAGAGAAGGTTGAGGCAAAACTTGGGGAGCTGAAGGATGCAATCTCAGGAGGGTCGACCCAGGTCATGAAGGATGCCATGGCTGCCCTGAACCAGGAAGTTATGCAGCTGGGTCAGTCCCTTTATAACCAGCCAGGTGCTCCTGGTGCCGGACCTGCACCTGGAAGTGAGGCTGGGCCATCAGAGTCATCAGGAAAGGGACCGGATGGTGATGTGATTGATGCAGATTTCACTGACAGCAAGTGAGTTATAAAGGGAAAGCAAAATTGTTATTGATCtcacaaactttttttttccttttttattggaAATGTGCATAAGAAATGATTTATCGGGGACTCGATTTAGTGTTGGGGCTACATTTCCTGTCATTTTTGTTCTGTGGGTTATgagaaagttattttattagaaaaagagAGGATTAAACTGTCTTAAAGATGCCCACGATAGTGAAATATTTGGGTGGTCAACCCGTGCGCTCTGTTTGAACCATAATGCTAGAATGATTGAATGGGGTTTCCCATGAGAATatgcattttcatttttccatcTATGGTTGATTAtgtgttctttttttttggattccatATTCTAATGTGGGATTGGTTTTTAATTAGTcgttttcttaaatttgttgGTCACACCAATTGTCTCTTGACAGAGGATCTTCCTTCACACTGGTATTGGATGAGAATCCCAATATTTCTTGCAACAGATGTGATAGCGCTGTTTGTTTTGTTCTGATGCAGAAAAGGGATTTTTAGAGTACTGATGGATAATAAGATTGGTTTGAATCACTAATGCATGTATGCTTTTTAAGCTCAGTTAATTGAGGAGCTTAGTTGGTGTAAGCTTGAAAAGAGTTCAAACAGAAATGATTGGATTGACATGGCTCCTCTTATTTCACTGAGCTGCCTTTGTTTAATCATTACGAGGATCACCAAATCACATCAACTGTTAAACTGCTCAGTCATAGCTGCACAGAAAATCTCTCTGCTCCCCTTCCTACAGGTATAATTTTTTGTGACACGATTTATactacaaatatataaataattatcaaattcgATCTTTGAAGTGATTTTCATTTAAGGATGGTGACTACGTATTCTGAAAATGATCGAGAATAAAGAAATTCAACGAATAGACTTCTAATTTAAAACTGGCGTCACTTAGAAACATGGAACGCAGTCTGACGAAAGCTTGACGTTGGGAAGATTCTTTGAAAATTATGCATCTTCTTTTGATTTGCCCAAAAATGGGGAAGTGACCCCCCATCCTCTGCAAATTTTCTTCTGATGACAAACTGTTCTCAAATGGATGCCAAGCGCTTCCAGTTCTCCATCATCGTCTTCTCCATTGCCTTCCCCACATGTTGCAGCGATGATCAGCAATTCATGGACTGCAGTGCAAGTGCGGACACATAAAAAACATTGGCTATCCTTTCTGGGGACATGATCGACCCGAGTTCTGAGGCCGTCAAGGGTTCGAGCTTGAGTGCCAAGATGATCTTTACCCTATTATAGATACTGGCTCTTTGGAATTCCGCATTCTTGATATCAATCCGTCCAGTCATATGATGAGGATTGCAAGAATGGATTTCTGGGGTGAGTCATGTCCTAAAAATTTCACCACCACTTCCTCCACTCTCAATCACAGTTTGTCCGATTACGCAGATACCAATAGGGTGGTCTAATCCGGTTCTTCTTTTTAGTTAGTGTGCTTTTATTTGGATGAGTTTCTACTTCTGGTACTAAGAACTTAACTCTTAACATAATAAACACAAATGGAAGTCTAAATCTTAAACTACAACATAAAGCTAATAGTCATAATAAAATAGGGTAAGTTTACTGCATTGCAATTGAACACTCCTATTTTTCGATTCTATGATAACTCACTTATAATTCATTTGGGTGCATTAAGTTTAATTCTAGCATCTTCCTCATCAGACGACTTCCATCAACCCCTCCAGATGCATCTGAATTTTCCCCCACCTCTTCTCTTCTCagttttcatcttcttcttctcccaTCACTTCCCAAAATCTGTGTCCGCCGACCATGTTCAATTCTCAAACTTCAACCCTTTATTCCAATGCGGTGGACTGGACAAAATCGAGTACCCTTTCTGGCTAGATGGCCACCAGCCCATTACTGTGGGCTTCCGGGGATCAGGCTGCATTGCCAGAATGGCGAGGTCACCATTGGGATCATGCACCGTAAGTACAACGTCGAAGTCCTAAAGATTGGTACAATCAATAATGGGTCGAAAGGGGCTTGTCCTCATCCCAACGCAACCATTGACCCATTTTTCATGAGCTACACTTCAAAGGTTGAGAACGCCACCTTCTTATTCGATTGTTAGCTGTATGAAGATCATCCGGATCTTACGAGTTCACCTGTGAGATGGATGACCTTCAACGTCCGTCCTACTTTGTTGTAAACATATCTATGGCAAATGAGCTTGGAAGCAAATGTGGGGAGAGAGTTGTCATCCCTGTTTTGGGGACTGCTGCTCAAGCCCTTCTGAATCATTCATTAGATGTGGATGGACTTTGAAGAGAAGGGTTTGAGGTTGAATGGGAAgtagaggaggaagaagaatgCGGAGAATGTGTTGAATCTGGAGGTCGATGTGGATAGGATTGGAACTTGAACATACCTATTTGTTATTGCCGGGACAAACCTCACTCAACAAACTGTCCAGATCAAGATTCAAGTATGTATCCTCCTTCCCATGATTTCTATgtcaatttcttctttcttggtGCGTTGGAATGTGATTAGGTAAGTCAGAATTTGGGGACGGCTGGTTTAAGTTCAGATATTTGAGTTGATTTTACATATAAACTTAAAGAATCCTTTGTTCACAGCACTTGAATTTAGACCAGGTTTTGGTTTTATGCAAATTATCCTCTTTTTATCCATATAATTTGCTTttgttgaaattttattaaattaagcctccgttttattttattcttctctcaaaattctctattttttcattGTCTTTTTTAAGGAATAAACAAATCtttgttgttttcctttttcctttctgcTTACCCTCGTGGAATTTGAACTcgtattcattttttttttctattgaaatCTTTGATCAACAATAGAATATGATCCATTTTACATGATATCTAAGAGATTCCTTGGTTTGGGTCATAAAACCAATGTCATTAGatcattatcaaattgattgCAATCTTTTTATGTCTGTGAGGATCCCATCAAAGtgcattctctcaatttttaagttctatagttttatatttagcttttaaatttttgcatatatttaatatacatatttatttttagaatttgataaatgcaaaattatatatctatatacataataataataataataataataataataataatagtaataatatattataaaataaggacaaatacaatgcaaatcaaaatagtagagataaaatatattttactttgATAATAAGATATAACagggaagaagaaatcagagaagagaattgagaaagtttagaaaatgaaaaata of Vitis vinifera cultivar Pinot Noir 40024 chromosome 17, ASM3070453v1 contains these proteins:
- the LOC100249184 gene encoding stromal 70 kDa heat shock-related protein, chloroplastic; protein product: MASSTAQIHGLGTTGFASSSAKPKRTSSRTVFFGQRLSPSTASFGLPKTAFLKLKRNSRRDYSTGPVRVVNEKVVGIDLGTTNSAVAAMEGGKPTIVTNAEGQRTTPSVVAYTKNGDRLVGQIAKRQAVVNPENTFFSVKRFIGRKMSEVDEESKQVSYRVVRDENGNVKLECPAIGKQFAAEEISAQVLRKLVDDASKFLNDKVTKAVVTVPAYFNDSQRTATKDAGRIAGLEVLRIINEPTAASLAYGFEKKNNETILVFDLGGGTFDVSVLEVGDGVFEVLSTSGDTHLGGDDFDKRVVDWLAASFKKDEGIDLLKDKQALQRLTETAEKAKMELSSLTQTNISLPFITATADGPKHIETTLTRAKFEELCSDLLDRLKTPVENSLRDAKLSFKDLDEVILVGGSTRIPAVQELVKKMTGKDPNVTVNPDEVVALGAAVQAGVLSGDVSDIVLLDVSPLSLGLETLGGVMTKIIPRNTTLPTSKSEVFSTAADGQTSVEINVLQGEREFVRDNKSLGSFRLDGIPPAPRGVPQIEVKFDIDANGILSVTAIDKGTGKKQDITITGASTLPTDEVERMVSEAERFAKEDKEKRDAIDTKNQADSVVYQTEKQLKELGDKVPAQVKEKVEAKLGELKDAISGGSTQVMKDAMAALNQEVMQLGQSLYNQPGAPGAGPAPGSEAGPSESSGKGPDGDVIDADFTDSK